The following nucleotide sequence is from Pseudomonas sp. RC10.
CGTCATAACTTGTGGATACCGATCCTGTAGGAGCGCGCTTGCCCGCGATTGCAGTGTGTCAGGCAATGCATCCGTTACAGAGACACCGTCATCGCGGGCAAGCGCGCTCCTACAGGTCATGTGCCCTACCCCGGACACAAAAATGCCAGGCACGAGGCCTGGCATTTGGGGTGACGCAACGACCGTTCGATCAGAACGGCAGTTTCATGCCCGGCGGCAGTTGCATACCGGCGGTCATGCTGGCGGTTTTTTCCTGGCTCGCGGCTTCGATCTTGCGCACGGCGTCGTTGACGGCGGCGGCGATCAGGTCTTCGAGGACGTCTTTGTCCTCCTGCATCAAGCTGTCGTCCAGGCTCACGCGCTTGACGTCGTGACGACCGGTCATGACCACACTCACCAGGCCTGCGCCCGATTGGCCGGTCACTTCGGCATTGGCCAGTTCTTCCTGCATCTTGGCCATTTTTTCCTGCATTTGCTGGGCCTGCTTCATCAGGCCTGCCATGCCACCTTTCATCATGGTTGTTCTCCTCGAAAGTCGATGGGTCGTTGCGCGGCGCTGTTAAAGCTTAGCGCCTCGCGGTCATTAAGGGGTCGTCGGTGCATCCACGGGGGCAATCGTATCTTCCCGGATGATCGCGCCAAACTGCTGCATCATCTGCTGGATGAACGGATCGCTTTGAATCGACGCCTCCGCCTGGCGCTGACGATCGGCACGCCGACGCGCCGCTGCCTGGGCCGGGGTTTCCTGTTCGGGCTTGATCAGCTCGATGGTCAGATTGAGGGCGCGTTCGTGGTATTGGTTCAGCGCGTCGTTCAAACGACGCTGTTGCGTCGGGTTGAACAGCGCACTGTGTGCCGGGTCCAGGTGCAACAGCCAGTTGTCGCCGTCCACTGAAATGAGCGTGCAGTTGGCGGCGATGCTGCCGGTCATGCCGGAAATCGGCAGTTTCGGGAACAGGTCGAGCCAGTCCGCGGCCAGGCCTGTGGCAGGCTTGGCGGCTGGCAGCAGTTCGGGCTCTTTCTCCACGGCCTCCACTGTTTCGTGAGCCAAGTCATCGAGATAGGCGAACGACGCAGGATCGATGTCCACGTCCGGTTCGTAATAATCGTCGTCCGGTGGCGGCTCGTCGTCGCGCTCCATGGGCGCAGGAACATACGGCACAGCATCGGGCACGTGTTCGAGCATCGCCGGGGTGACGGTCTCGGCAGCGGCTTGCAGCTGCGCTTCGGATTCCACTTCCGGTGCATCCGGGACCGGGCTCGCCGGGGCGGGCGTCGGCATCGGCGTGAGGTCGGGCTGTTCGGCCACGGTATCCAGGACCGGCTCGGGAATGGCTTCGACAACGGGGGCTACCACCGGCTCGGGCTCCGGCGCGGGGGTGTTGATCGACTGCGCAGCCTTGGGCTCGTTCCAGGGCAGATCAACTTCTTCAACCGGTGCGGGCGGCTGGACAGCGTCTGCGAACGGGGCCGGGGTTTCCACGGGAGGCGGGGTCGCGACAGGGGCTTGCGCAAGGGGCGCCGGGATGTAAGCCGGAACCGACGCAACAGGGGCTGCACCGGCCACCGCTGTCTGGGAATCAACCGTGGCCGGGTTGATCCCCACTGACTTTAGCGGCTGTCTCGGCGCGTTGTCGCTGTCGGCCGGGCGGAACGCCAGCATGCGCAGCAGCACCATTTCGAAGCCGCCACGGGGGTCCGGTGCCAAAGGCAGGTCGCGACGACCGATCAGGCCCATCTGGTAGTAAAACTGCACATCTTCGGCAGGCAGCGCCTGAGCCAGTGCCAACACGCGTTCGCGGTCGCCATGGCCGTTGTCCACGCCTTCAGGCAGTGCCTGGGCGATGGCCACGCGGTGCAGCACATTGAGAATTTCCGAGAGCACGCCGTTCCAGTCAGGCCCCTGTTCGGCGAGATGGCGCACGGCTTCGAGCAACGAGCGCGCATCGCCGTCGATCAACGCCGTGAGGACGTCATAGACCTGGCCATGATCCAGCGTGCCGAGCATCGCCCGAACGTCGGTGGCAAGCACCTTGCCTTCACCGAACGCGATGGCCTGATCCGTGAGGCTCATGGCGTCGCGCATCGAGCCGTCGGCGGCGCGGCCCAGCAGCCACAGCGCGTCGTCTTCGAACGGAATGTTTTCAGCGCCGAGCACGTGGGTCAGGTGCTCGACCACGCGCTCGGGCGTCATGTTTTTCAGCGAGAACTGCAGGCAACGCGACAGGATGGTCGCGGGCAGTTTCTGCGGGTCAGTGGTCGCGAGGATGAATTTGACGTAGGGCGGCGGCTCTTCCAGCGTCTTGAGCAAGGCGTTGAACGAGTGGCTGGAGAGCATGTGCACTTCGTCGATCAGGTAGACCTTGAAGCGTCCGCGGCTCGGGGCGTACTGCACGTTGTCGAGCAGTTCGCGGGTGTCTTCGACCTTGGTGCGGCTCGCGGCGTCGATCTCGATCAGGTCGACGAAACGGCCCTCGTCGATCTCCCGGCAGACCGAACATTCGCCACAGGGCGAAGACGTGATGCCGGTTTCGCAGTTCAGGCACTTGGCGATGATCCGCGCGATGGTGGTCTTGCCGACGCCCCGCGTGCCGGTGAACAGATAGGCGTGGTGCAGGCGTTGGCTGTCCAGGGCGTTGATCAAGGCCTTGAGCACATGGGTCTGGCCGACCATTTCGCGGAACGAGCGCGGACGCCATTTACGTGCAAGAACCTGATAACTCATTGAAAACCGTCGCGACTGGGATGCGGAAGACCGCTAATGCTAGCGGAGCGGGGCCAAAATTGCATCCGGCCAATATGAGTACACGCATATAAGGAATCTGCCGCTAGACTGCCATCACTGTCCGATAGCACCGTTTTGCTCTTAAAGGAGACCCTATGCGTCTGCTGGCGTTGAGCGCTGTGTTGCTGACAAGTGGGCCAGTCGTGGCCGAACAGGCGCCGGTGCGGTTCTCCATTGCCGATGCGTGGGCGATGCCGCTGGTGCAGATCGAGGATCATCAACCCACCAGCGGGTTGATCTTCGACATCATGCAGAGCATGGCCGCCCACGCCAACCTGAGCGCGGAATACCGTGTCGTGCCTATCCAACGTGTGCAACGCACGCTGGAGCGCGGCGCCATTGACGTGCGCTGTTATGCGGCGCAGTCGTGGATGCCCAGTCTGTCCGGGGATTACACCTGGAGCTTGCCGCTGTTGATTCAGCGCGACCTGCTGATCAGCACCCCGGACAACGCCACCCCGCGAATGCCCGACACCCTGAAGGATGAAACCATCGGCACGGTGCTGGGCTACGCCTACCCCACCTTGCAGACCGCGTTCGACAACCACACCCTGCGCCGCGACGATGCCCGCAGTGAAGTCCAGGTCCTACAGAAGCTTCAGATTCATCGCTATCGCTACGCGGTCGGCAATCAATGGTCGCTGGACTGGTTCAACCGTAACCTGCCGGACGACCAGAAGCTGCGCGGCGTGGCGGTGATCGACGAGCAACCGGTGGGCTGCATCGTGCGCAACGACACCGACATTCCGGCGCAGCGGTTGATGCGAATTTTGTTGAGGATGCGCATGTCCGGCGAGATCGACCGGATCATGAGCCGATACAGCACCTCCTCCGGGTTACCCGTGGATGGGCCTGCGGCGCCGTAAGCCTTTGCTGATCCCGAAGTCACACGGCGGGGTCGCAGGATGAACGCGATCTCTGTGGGAGCGAATTCATTCGCGATAAATCGTCCCGCCGATGGAGATGTGCCAGCCGCACTGCCCTTTCGCGAATGAATTCGCTCCCACAGGTCATCGCAACCCCACCGGCTTGCGTGCGCCATGACGAGCGGATGCCGAACCAGACGACGTAGTCGCAGGAGGAATGCGATCTCTGTAGGAGCGAATTCATTCGCGAAAAATCGCCCAGCCGATAGCGAGGTGTCAGCCGCACTGCCTTTTCGCGAATGAATTCGCTCCCACAGGTCATCGCAACCCCACAGGTCCGCGCAGGCCTTTCTGTTTGTGTGCGTCATGACAAAAGGGTGAAAGGGCTCAACCCTGCACCTCTTAGCCTGTAGCAATACCGTCACATTCCAGGATTAGGCTCGCTCGACATAATTCGCAACACTTCAGTTCTGTGAGCAGGAGCCGTGATGAGCGACACACCTCAAGACCCAAGCAAACCGTCCACCCCTGAAACTTCGATCGATAGCCCCACCGACACCAGCCGTCGCCGCTTTCTGGGCGGTGTCGCGGTGCTGGGCGCGGGTGCGACGCTGAGCGGTGTCGTCTCGGCCAGCGAATCGAAAAAAGGCGGCGATGCCGCCGCGCTGGAAAACACGCTGAGCGGGCCTCACCTCGACAAGGCGCTGCACGACAACGTCAAAACCATCGTGGTGATCTACGCGGAAAACCGCAGCTTCAACAACCTGTTCGCCGATTTCCCGGGCGTGGAAAAACCCCTGTCCGCCGTCAAAAAGGACGACTTCCGCCAGCGCGACCGCGACGGTAAGGTCCTCGACAACTTGCCACCCGCCTGGGGGGGCGTGTGCCAGATTGGCCCGCAAAGCCTCGACGGCGTGACCTACGCCACCGGCGTGCAATACCAGGAAAACCTGCCCAACGCGCCGTACGCCCTCAAGGGGCCGTCCGGCGAAGACCTGCCGCTGGGGCTGATCACTCGCGACCTGTGGCACGTGTTCTACCAAAACCAGATGCAGATCAACGGCGGTAAGAACGATGCCTTCGTGGCGTGGGCCGATTCCGGTGGCCTGACCATGGGCTATTACAGCCAGACCCAATATTCCTTGCGCCTGTGGGACGTCGCCCGCGAGTTCGTGCTTTGTGACAACTTCTTCCAGGGCGTCTTCGGCGGCTCGTTCCTGAATCACCAGTACCTGATTTCCGCCCGCGCGCCGTTCTACCCGGACGCCGCAAATTCTGCCGCCAAGTCGCAAATCGCCACCCTCGAAAGCAGCGATCCGCTGGACTACCGCCTCAAGCCGCTGGAAAAATCCCCGGCCAGCGCGATGTCTGGCCCGCCGCAATTCGGCCCCAGCGCCCTGACGCCGGACGGCTATGCGGTCAACACCATGGCCCCGCCCTACTGGCCGACGTGGCTGCGCGACAAGGAAAAACCGGACTACTCGCAGCCGAACCTGGCCAACGTGCTGGTGCCCCAGGGCCACGATCACATCGGCGACAAGCTGTCGAAAAAGGACATTGACTGGGCCTGGTACGCCGGGGCCTGGCAGGTGACCCTGGACGAGTACAAGGATTCCACAGGCATCCCGAAGATCCCGAACTTCCAGTACCACCACCAGCCGTTCAACTACTTCAAGCAGCAAGGCCCGGAGAACCCGTCCGAGCGTAAGAAACGTCTGCGCGACGGCGGTCTTGGGGATGAAGCCAGCACCAACAAGTTCCTCGCCGACGCCGAGGCGGGCAAGCTGCCTGCCGTGACGTTCTACAAGCCCCAGGGCAACCTGAACATGCACGCCGGTTACGCCGACGTGGCCGCCGGTGACCGTCACATCGACCGCGCCCTGAAAGTCCTGCGCAACAGCCCGCAATGGAAAAACATGGTGGTTGTCGTGACCGTGGACGAGAACGGCGGCTGGTGGGACCACGTGGCACCGCCGAAAGGTGATCGCTGGGGTCCGGGCACGCGGGTTCCGGCCCTCGTCGTTTCACCGTTCGCCCGCAAGGGGACCGTGGACCACACGGTCTATGACACGGCGTCGATCCTGCGCCTGATCACCCGTGTGCACGGCCTGGAAAAACTCGACGGCCTCACCGAACGCGACAACGCGATGATCGCCCGTGGCCAAACGCCCATGGGCGACCTGACCAACGCGCTGCACTTCCCGGCCTGATCGAAGCTCTGCCCTCTTCGCAACGTTGCAGCCGTCATGGAGACGTTCTGCAACGTTTGCGTAGTTGACCTTCCCCCTGCTTGCGTATTCCTTCAGGGTTCCTATTGACCTTGCAAGGAAGCAAAACTATGAACGCATCACCTCCACTTTATAAACCGACCTTTCGCACGGCCACCGATCTACTGGTGGTCCACTGCTCGGCGACTCGTCCCACGCACGACATCGGCGTGAGGGAGATCACTCAATGGCACGTCCAGCGTGGCTTCGATACGGTGGGCTACCACTATGTCATCCGCCGCAACGGCGCCGTGGAAACCGGTCGCCCGGAGACAGCCGTCGGCGCTCACGTCAAAGGCCATAACTCACGCTCGATCGGCATATGCCTGGCCGGAGGCCTGGACGCAGCCGGGAAACCCGCCAACACCTTCACCACCGCGCAATTCGCCGCCTTGGAACATCTGCTGGACGACCTGCGCAAACGCTATCCCGACGCCCGCATCCTGGGCCATCGAGACCTGTCACCGGACCGCAATGGCGACGGCGTCATCAGCGCCGATGAGTTCATTAAGGCCTGTCCCTCGTTCGATGTGACCGCCTGGTTATCGGGCCGCGAACTGGCCGGATGACGTCTCTGCAGACCACACACATTGGCCGGGAATGAGTGTGGATCTGTGCCTGTACAGCGCGGTCGCTCCTGCCTAGAGTGACCGCGCCCACCGCATAAACAGGAGAGTACCGTGCCCCAACCACTGAGTTTTCAGCAGGTCGATGTCTTTTCCAGCGCCGCCACCGAGGGCAACCCGCTGGCCGTGGTGATCGCCGCCGATGACGTGACTGACGCGCAGATGGCCGCGTTCGCCCGCTGGACTAACCTCAGCGAGACCACGTTCCTGCTGCGCCCCACTCACCCCGACGCCGACTACCGTGTGCGCATTTTCACCACCACCCGCGAGCTGCCATTCGCGGGGCACCCGACGTTGGGCAGCTGTTTCGTCTGGCTCGACAACGGCGGCATTCCCAAGAGCGATGAAGTGGTTCAGGAATGCGGCGTGGGGCTGGTTCGCCTGCGTCGCAACGACGGTCGACTGGCGTTCGCCGCGCCCCCGTTGAAACGCAGCGGTCCGGTAGAAGCAGAGGTGTTGCAGGCCATCGCCACTGGTTTGCAGATCCAGCCCGAGCGCATCGTTGCCAGCCAATGGGCCGACAATGGCCCCGGCTGGGTCGCGATCCTGCTCGAAAGCCGGGACGAATTGCTGGCGATCCAACCGGATTACCCCGCCCTGAAAGGCATGAATATCGGTGCCGTCGCACCCTGGACAGGCGCCGACGCCGAGGCCGATTTCGAAGTGCGCGCCCTGATCGGTGACATCGCTGCGGAAGACCCGGTGACCGGAAGCCTCAACGCCAGTCTGGCGCAATGGCTGATTGGGGCAGGGTTGGCGCCAAGCGCCTACACCGCCCGCCAAGGCACGGTGATTGGGCACAAGGGGCGAATCCACATCGAACAGATCGGCGAGCGGATTTGGGTCGGTGGCGATGTGCAGCCCTGTGTGGTGGGTCGAGTGACGTTGTAGCCCCTCTCAAACGACCGGTCCGCGATCAATTGCGGCCGGTCCTGACATCGCCCGCTCAGACGCCCGCAGCAACCGGTGCGTCTTCCGACGGCAGCTCCTTTCCTTCCCTCGGCAACCGCAACGCCAGCCCAGCCATCACCAGCGCGACCAGTCCGATCGCCACATACAGCCCTGAAAACGATCCGCTGAAACTCGCCAGCACACCGCCGCTGAAGTTGCCGAGCATGCCGCCCACCCCTTGCATGATGTTCGCGACACCAAAAAGGGTGACGGCCAATGTAGCCGTGCCGGCCATTTTCGAGACGTAGGCCGGGATCAGGCCGAAAATGGGGTAGAACGCGAGGGAGAACAGCACGCCCGCCACCAACGGCCAATACCCGGCGGGGTGCACGACGAGGATCAACGACGCCAGCGCGACGCTGACGTACACCAGCATCATGGTGATGCGCAGTCCGATGCGATCCGACAGCCAGCCCACTGCGAGGCCTGCGAACATGCCGACGAAACCGATGCTGGCCCAGATCTGCGCGGTGTAGGTCACGTCGAAATTCAGTTCGGTGCGCAGGTAGGACGACAGGTAGTTCTGGAACGGAAAGGTCGAGAAGCCGAGCAGGAAATTCATCGCCCAGACCATCAGCACCCACGGTTGCAGCATCGCGGCTTTACCGACCTTCGCTGTGGGATTGATCGCAGCAGTGGCGCGGGAGGTGTTGACGAACAGCCGCGCACGTTTGAACACGATCAGCACGCCGACGGCCAACACGGCGGTGATCAGCCCGACGATCCACCACACGGTGCGCCATTCCCCCTGCGGCGCATACAGCGGCACCAACAGGCTGTTGATGAACACGCCGTAACTGGTGCCGCTGGACACCAGTCCCATGGCCATGCCGCGGTATTTGTAAGCGACCGTGCGCGAGATGACATCGACCATGGGCACGAACACCGTGGCCGCCGTGCCCGCCAATACGGTCAGTAGCACGCCGATCAGCAGCACACTCTGGGCCATCGACAGTCCGATCAGCGCCAAGGCGCACACCACGCCAGAGCCAAAAATCACCCAGCCGCCGCCGAGCCGCGCCGTCAACCAGGCAGCCACCAACGCGCACGTCAGATAGCCGAATTGCCCGGCAGCCGTCAGGGTGCCCACGTAGGAAATGTCGAAGCCCAGATTGGCGCGCATGTCCGGCACCAACTGGGCAAACAGGTAAATTCCGAAACCGAAGGTGGCTGCGACCAGGCCGGTCAGCAGCACCACGATCAACGCATGGATGCGCATGGTCAGCGTCCTTTCTTTTCTAGGCAAGTACCAGAAATGCACCTTCAAACCGGCTGAAGATGGGCTTATAGATGTAGGAGAATTCGCCAACAAATCAGACTGGCCCATCAACTCTAGACGTTGATGGCGTTCACGCTCGGGGCGTGACGTTTATTGGCAAGGGAAGGCGTTTTTCAGAGCAGCGGTGACCAGCACGGACTCGTTCAAATGCAGGCTTTGCGGGTGTTCTTCCAGTGACTGGACCACGATGCGCATCGACTGAACCATCGGAATGCCGCCTTCGGGCACGCACACCAGTTTCGGCGTGCCGCCCGCTTCGTGCACAAGATCAAGAGTGTCGATGGTGGCTTGGAGCACGCCGACGCAGTGGCCGATCCCCACGGGATTTTTCGCCGCGCCACCGCTCATGCTGGCGATGCCGTCCTGGCATTCGAGCAACAGCGTATTGCCGTCCGCTAGGGCAGATGCACTGCAACACAGGGCGAACAGCGCCGAAGCGAACAGGACGGGTTTGAGCATCAGCGCAGCCACAATTCCTTGACCGAATGATCCGCCGCCTTGCGCACCACCAGACTCGCGCGCTCGCGGGTTGGCAGGATGTTTTCCAGCAGGTTCGGCCGGTTGATGTCGCGCCAGATCTTGCGCGCCGCGTCGGGGGATTTCTCGGGAGGCAAGTCAGCGAGTTCGCGGAAGTAAGCACCACGCGCACGAAACGCCGTTTGTTGCAGCATCAGGAACCGCTCGACGTACCAGCGCTCGATGTCGCCCTCGGCAGCGTCCAGATAGATCGAGAAGTCGAAAAAGTCCGACACGATGCTGCCCGGTTTCTGACCGTCGTTGCCTTCGGTTTGCAGAACGTTCAGCCCCTCGAAAATCAGGATGTCCGGCTGGCTGATCTCGATGAATTTGTCCGGCACGATGTCGTAGCTGATGTGCGAATACACCGGCGCGCTGATCACCGGAATGCCAGCCTTGAGGTCGGAAAGAAACTTGACCATGCGCTTGCGATCGTAGCTTTCCGGAAAGCCCTTGCGGTGCATGATGTCCCCTGCTGCCAGCTTGGCATTGGGGTGGAGAAAGCCGTCGGTGGTGACCAGATCGACCCGCGGATGATCGGGCCAGCGGGCCATCAGCGCCTGTAACACACGGGCGAAAGTGCTCTTGCCCACGGCGACGCTGCCTGCAACGGCCACCACATACGTCTGCTTTTTCGCCGGACGGCCAAGGAACGTGTCCTTGATGCTGGCCAGACTGCGTGCCGCGTTGACGTGCAAATTGATCAGGCGCGACAGCGGAAGATAGATATTGACGACATCTTCCAGGGAAATATCTTCGTTTACGCCCCGCAATGCCGCCAGATCTTCTTCGGATAAAGTCAGTGGCGTGCTGGCGCGCAGCCCCGCCCATTCCGCGCTGGTCATTACGAGATAGTCATCAGGCGCCATCTATAGCCTTCCAATCCAGGTGTCCGTATCGACAATGGTGCGAAGACTATCGTATTGACCCAAAAACAGGGCAGATTTCTTTGATTTCCCACGCATTATTGGCGCGAAAAACACTGTTTCAATCCCGCGCATTGCGCCAAATCAAGCCACTCTCAATTAATCCGTTTCACGACATCCTGTATTCGGTGGTCAGGTGAGAAACCTCGTGCACCACGCCCCGCCGCTCCCGAATCGTTTCAGCAGAATCTCAGACGTTTACCCGTGCGCGCACACCAAGCGAACAGATTCCCACATCTGAACAGGACAGTTAACGGACCCGGACTACAACTCACGCCATCCATGACTGACAGCGCCCCCAACCTTCGTCCAAGGATGATGAAGGCGGTCGTTACTTGTTGTTTCGGCCGCTCTGCAGGCGGGGCCGCTGCATAACGCCGACAACGCCTGTCATTCAACTCATCATGAACAACGGATTGACCCCAGCTATGCCAATCAAGCTCGAAATGCTCACGAGTGACCCCGAAGAAAAGGCCTTGGCCGTTCGCTATTGGGCCATGACCGAAGACGGAGAATTCAAGGAAAAGGTGATCGATCTGGTGCCCTTTCGGGAAATCGCCCACAGCGGCTCGCTGGCAGCGCACGTCAGGGAATGGTGCCGTGCGTTCGATGAAAACCTGACCTGCCGGTATTGTGGCGCGATCATGGAGGTCAAAAGCCGCTCACTGGCCAAGAAGTTTCCCCAAAGGTCCATCCGCCCGTGCCCTGCTTGCCAAGTCCTGCAGGATCAAAAGAACCGCGAAGCACAGGCCGCCGCCACCGCAGCGCTTGACGTCCAGCTAAACGCTTACATCGCCGAGCTTCCGAACCACGAGATCGATTACGCGCAGTTGAAAGACGATCAGGCTTTACTCTTGGTGGCGCTCGACGCGGCCTTGTCACCCCGACTGACCGACGGGGCGTTCACCGTCGACGACTGCACATCGCTGGTGCCTGCCGACGCCGACCGATTTATCGAACGGCTCGTGACCGCGGACGTACTGCGCGAGATGCCGCACCTGGCGGCACCCGGCACGTATTTCTTGCTCGATGGCCATTTGGTGATTCGAACCCGACAGGTCGTCTACACCCTGGCGCCCGACCGGCAACCGGAGGCGAGCACGGCAATCCTGCGCAGCCAACTGGACCGGGAATACAGCGACGGGTTGGCGTTGTTCAACCTCTGGCTGGATTTCGCCAGTGCCGACGCCATGAGTTACCTGGCGGACAAGTGCAGCGCATTCGATCACGATCTGGACGCATCCCAGTTCGACGACATCAGGAGCACGTTGCGCGAAGGCTTGAAAACCCACAGCGTTTCGCAGATCTGGTACGTCATCTGGAAAAACGTCAAGGACGCCGCCAGTCTCGCCCGAATGGTCTACTACTCCGAAGCCCGCGCGACGGCCACGATTCCTGGCAAGATCCGCCGGAACCTCGAAAAGATCGAAAAGCAAAGCACGGACGTCCCAAAGTGGGACCGGCCCAATTACCAACCTGCCGGCACGTTAGGCATGCTCTTCAGCGACCTGTTCGGCATCGACGAAGACACCCCGGGCGCAGATGTTTACGCGCGTCTGACCGCGCTCATGCCCGACCCACCCTTTGCTGACGAAACACCTCCAGAGAACGGGCCGGTCAAACGGCTGCTGTGCGATGCGCTGCTCCATGACACCGGCCCACAGATGCTGCACCGGTTCGCGACGCTGATTCGGGAGGGGCATGGTGTCAGCGCAACCATTGCGAAATTGCTGCATGAGGACGCAATTTCCGGCGCCTGATACGGGAAACGGCTTCTAAGCGCGGGTTCAGAAGCCTTTCATGCGAGGCCGAAAATAAATGGAACTCTGGTTTGAGCCGTGGTGACAAATAGCCACTAACTCACTCGCAACCAGAGGCAACCCCCGATGCGGCTTGAATCCCTGGCTATCGCACTGCTCGCCACCCTGACCGATGAAGTCGCCTCCCGCGTCAATCCACTGGACTTCACCGCGCTACTGTATTTGCGGGATCAGGGTTATGCCGCGGTGTCGGTCAAGGATGGCTGCGTGGTGGCCGAGCGCACGGCCGCCGGTAAGCAGTTCGCCAGTGACCGTGCCGGTGGCCCCTCGCGACCGAGGTATCGACGCTGAGCGGGGAGCGCCAACCTCAGTAACCATGAGACTCGCGGTATTTCTGGTACTGGTGGTACTCGATCCACTCCACCACGTCGTAAGGCACATAAAGCTGCCGTTTGGCCCGTGAGATGGCGATGTACACCGCGCAGATCCGCTGATCGAACGCGTAGGCGTCCTTGAATTTCACGTTGGTCAGTAATTCCGGCGTCAGCAGCACCTCATCGAACTCCATCCCACCGGCCTCATCGGCCTGCATCAACAGGCAGCGCTTGTCCGGGTCGCCGACCAGTCGGCTCAGGCGGGTCACGTCGGCCATGCGGAAATCCTTGTTCTTGAGCAAGGCTTCGACCTGCAGAAACGACTCGTCGAACCGGTTGGCCTCCTGCACCTGCGCCCAGTCGGACAGGTCGCTGAAATAGGGATGCAGCCCCTCGGCACTGCGTTCCGGCGCGTAAAAGTCCGGGTCTGACAAACCGACGGCCGTGGTCATGAAGTGTTCAAAACTGCGCCGCGTCGTGTCGTCCGGATACCCGAACGGACTGTTTGAGCCGTGTAATTCGATGGCCCAGCGCATCGTGTCCCAAGGCGAAGCGGTCAGGACCACGCAACGCTCCGGCGGCACGAACCCTTGCGGGTATTCGACAATCGTGACATCCGCATCACGGGTGCCTTCGAAGGGCACCTTGCCCTTCTCGGAGTGCTGGTAGATCAGCGGATTGACCAGGCGTTCGACGTTACGGCCCGAGCGCACCGAGTAGCTGATGTCCGTCTGTCGAACCCTGCGCTCGCGCTTGACCATCACCCTGCCCGGCTGCTGGTACTCGTCGCCAAGGGTGATCAGCACCTGCCGACCGCGCTCGATGATTTGCAACAACGACGGCGGAATGTCCTGGCTCTCGTCGATCAGCACGTGGGTGTAACGGTCGGGCATCACGCAGCCTTCCAGATTCGCCCGTTTGATCATCCACAGGGCTTCGAACCCGGTCTGACTCACCCAGGCCGGGTGCGCTTCCAGCCAGACCCACAGCCGACTGGCGTATTCCAGCACTACTTGAAGTTCCAGGCCGCCAAGCGGCTGATTGAAATGCGGCAGATGTTTGCTCGACAAGCTGCGATCCCACGACTGGCAGTACAGCTCCAGCACC
It contains:
- the coaA gene encoding type I pantothenate kinase, coding for MAPDDYLVMTSAEWAGLRASTPLTLSEEDLAALRGVNEDISLEDVVNIYLPLSRLINLHVNAARSLASIKDTFLGRPAKKQTYVVAVAGSVAVGKSTFARVLQALMARWPDHPRVDLVTTDGFLHPNAKLAAGDIMHRKGFPESYDRKRMVKFLSDLKAGIPVISAPVYSHISYDIVPDKFIEISQPDILIFEGLNVLQTEGNDGQKPGSIVSDFFDFSIYLDAAEGDIERWYVERFLMLQQTAFRARGAYFRELADLPPEKSPDAARKIWRDINRPNLLENILPTRERASLVVRKAADHSVKELWLR
- a CDS encoding Rap1a/Tai family immunity protein gives rise to the protein MLKPVLFASALFALCCSASALADGNTLLLECQDGIASMSGGAAKNPVGIGHCVGVLQATIDTLDLVHEAGGTPKLVCVPEGGIPMVQSMRIVVQSLEEHPQSLHLNESVLVTAALKNAFPCQ
- a CDS encoding MFS transporter, which translates into the protein MRIHALIVVLLTGLVAATFGFGIYLFAQLVPDMRANLGFDISYVGTLTAAGQFGYLTCALVAAWLTARLGGGWVIFGSGVVCALALIGLSMAQSVLLIGVLLTVLAGTAATVFVPMVDVISRTVAYKYRGMAMGLVSSGTSYGVFINSLLVPLYAPQGEWRTVWWIVGLITAVLAVGVLIVFKRARLFVNTSRATAAINPTAKVGKAAMLQPWVLMVWAMNFLLGFSTFPFQNYLSSYLRTELNFDVTYTAQIWASIGFVGMFAGLAVGWLSDRIGLRITMMLVYVSVALASLILVVHPAGYWPLVAGVLFSLAFYPIFGLIPAYVSKMAGTATLAVTLFGVANIMQGVGGMLGNFSGGVLASFSGSFSGLYVAIGLVALVMAGLALRLPREGKELPSEDAPVAAGV